A region from the Campylobacter magnus genome encodes:
- the pssA gene encoding CDP-diacylglycerol--serine O-phosphatidyltransferase encodes MNEKLKLIYILPNLFTAASIFLGVLSMLSSIKGDFSLAIIYIVLSLVFDGLDGRVARLTNTTSKFGVEFDSLADIVAFGVAPAMLFYFSVGQNFGRFGVLITALFVIFGGVRLARFNVMSGASEPNVFIGLPIPTAAVLLALWIGLWDKYEIFKGYEYVLLAAAAVFSVLMVSNVRFPSFKKINYERANFIRFLIALLLILSLIYIYPLEASAICLSLYVLYGIVRGVWARFFAKHINLKESKAC; translated from the coding sequence ATGAACGAAAAATTAAAGCTAATTTATATTTTGCCAAATCTTTTTACCGCTGCTAGCATTTTTCTAGGTGTGCTTAGCATGCTCTCATCTATTAAGGGCGATTTTAGTTTGGCTATCATTTATATCGTGCTTTCGCTTGTTTTTGATGGGCTTGATGGCAGGGTGGCTCGCCTTACAAATACTACTTCAAAGTTTGGCGTGGAGTTTGACAGCCTTGCTGATATAGTAGCTTTTGGCGTGGCACCTGCTATGTTGTTTTATTTTAGCGTGGGGCAGAATTTTGGACGCTTTGGCGTGCTGATAACTGCGCTGTTTGTGATTTTTGGTGGCGTTCGCCTTGCTAGGTTTAATGTAATGAGCGGTGCTAGTGAGCCAAATGTGTTTATTGGCCTACCGATACCTACTGCTGCTGTGCTTTTGGCACTTTGGATAGGACTTTGGGATAAATACGAGATTTTTAAAGGCTATGAGTATGTGCTTTTAGCAGCAGCAGCTGTTTTTAGCGTGCTAATGGTCTCAAATGTGAGATTTCCTAGTTTTAAAAAAATAAACTACGAAAGAGCAAATTTCATCCGCTTTTTAATCGCACTTTTGCTTATTTTGTCCTTAATCTACATTTATCCGCTTGAAGCAAGTGCGATCTGCCTTAGTCTTTATGTACTTTATGGCATAGTTCGTGGGGTGTGGGCTAGGTTTTTTGCTAAGCATATAAACCTAAAAGAAAGCAAAGCATGTTAA
- a CDS encoding transporter substrate-binding domain-containing protein: MRKILLGLGLFVALFLSACSSNEKDTLRVATNANFPPYEYIENGDYAGIDIEIAKQIAKELNLKLDIQNMPFDSIIAAVASNKVDIGISGFTVTDERKKSINFSDSYAKSKQAIIVKDDSSIKKVDDLYGDNAYSVGVQLSTTGAIYFGDDIKNKKTKATLQEYHNGADAVAALIAGKIDCVIIDEQPAKSFVASNRGLQILATEYIEEEYAIIVSKEKEELLKKINSIISKLKSDGTIDAIQKKYIK, encoded by the coding sequence ATGAGAAAAATTCTTTTAGGCTTAGGGCTTTTTGTGGCTTTATTTTTATCTGCTTGTTCAAGCAATGAAAAAGATACTCTAAGAGTGGCTACAAACGCAAACTTCCCTCCATATGAGTATATTGAAAATGGAGATTATGCAGGTATTGATATAGAAATAGCAAAACAAATCGCAAAAGAGCTAAATCTAAAACTAGATATCCAAAATATGCCATTTGACTCTATCATCGCTGCTGTGGCTAGCAATAAAGTAGATATTGGTATTTCAGGCTTTACTGTAACTGATGAGCGCAAAAAAAGCATAAACTTTAGCGACTCTTATGCAAAAAGCAAACAAGCAATCATCGTAAAAGATGATAGTTCTATTAAAAAAGTAGATGATCTTTATGGAGATAATGCTTATAGTGTGGGCGTTCAGCTCTCAACAACCGGAGCAATTTATTTTGGCGATGATATAAAAAACAAAAAAACAAAAGCTACTTTACAAGAATACCACAATGGAGCCGATGCTGTGGCTGCTCTCATCGCTGGCAAAATCGACTGCGTTATCATAGATGAACAGCCAGCAAAAAGCTTTGTAGCTTCAAATCGTGGTTTACAAATTCTAGCCACTGAGTATATAGAAGAAGAATACGCAATCATCGTTAGCAAAGAAAAAGAAGAACTGCTTAAAAAGATAAACTCTATTATATCAAAGCTAAAAAGCGACGGTACAATAGATGCGATTCAAAAAAAATATATAAAATAG
- the hisA gene encoding 1-(5-phosphoribosyl)-5-[(5-phosphoribosylamino)methylideneamino]imidazole-4-carboxamide isomerase, with amino-acid sequence MEIIPAIDLKNGCAVRLYKGDMNSAKIYSNEPSELAKAFEDLGASYLHIVDLDGAIAGEAISFNVVEKIAKSTKLKIEIGGGIRNEERIKDYLNAGAKRVILGSVALKDPEFTKQMASKYEVVVGIDVNNGMVAVEGWVEVSKVKGSELAKLYANAGVSAIITTDISKDGTLSGVNAELTDEIARASGIATIASGGVRDIGDIERILEFPSIAGVIVGKAYYEGTLDLKTAFKMTK; translated from the coding sequence ATGGAAATAATCCCAGCAATTGATCTAAAAAACGGCTGTGCTGTAAGGCTGTATAAAGGCGATATGAACAGTGCAAAAATCTACTCAAATGAGCCTAGCGAGCTTGCAAAAGCTTTTGAGGATTTGGGCGCTAGTTATTTACACATTGTAGACCTTGATGGCGCTATAGCAGGCGAGGCGATAAGCTTTAATGTAGTTGAAAAAATCGCTAAAAGCACTAAACTAAAAATAGAAATCGGCGGTGGAATTCGCAATGAAGAGCGCATAAAGGACTATCTAAATGCTGGGGCAAAGCGTGTGATTTTAGGCTCAGTTGCTCTAAAAGACCCTGAGTTTACTAAGCAAATGGCTAGCAAATACGAAGTCGTAGTTGGCATAGATGTAAATAATGGTATGGTAGCAGTTGAGGGTTGGGTAGAGGTAAGCAAGGTAAAAGGCAGCGAGCTTGCTAAACTCTACGCAAATGCTGGAGTATCAGCTATCATCACAACTGATATTAGCAAAGATGGCACGCTAAGTGGGGTAAATGCAGAGCTAACTGATGAAATAGCAAGAGCTAGTGGGATTGCTACCATAGCAAGTGGCGGTGTGCGTGATATAGGCGATATTGAGAGAATTCTAGAATTCCCTAGCATAGCTGGAGTTATTGTAGGCAAGGCTTACTATGAAGGCACGCTGGATTTAAAAACTGCTTTTAAAATGACTAAATAG
- a CDS encoding amino acid ABC transporter permease: MLAWFEDIRSAFILNFIEGDRYLLIISGLKQTLIITLFAGILGLAIGFVISVVRATYDMHISEMTGFKKHILSFFNAIFGAYLAVIRGTPMVVQLMIMYYIIFASSTNATLIAILAFGINSGAYVAEIFRGGIISVDKGQYEAGRSLGFSYVSTMTLIIFPQAFKNCLPALANEFIVLLKETSIAGYVAITDLTRAGDIIRGRTFSAFMPLIAVALIYFVLVMILSYFVKKLERRLHRRGH; this comes from the coding sequence TTGCTAGCTTGGTTTGAGGATATTAGGTCTGCGTTTATTTTAAACTTCATTGAGGGCGATAGATACTTACTGATAATAAGTGGTCTTAAACAAACACTTATTATCACGCTTTTTGCTGGGATTTTGGGACTTGCGATAGGCTTTGTTATCTCGGTAGTTAGGGCTACTTATGATATGCATATTTCTGAGATGACAGGGTTTAAAAAGCACATTTTAAGCTTTTTTAACGCTATTTTTGGGGCGTATTTGGCAGTTATCCGTGGCACACCTATGGTGGTTCAACTGATGATTATGTATTATATAATTTTTGCTAGTTCTACAAACGCTACTCTTATTGCTATTTTAGCCTTTGGGATAAACTCAGGGGCTTATGTGGCTGAGATTTTTAGAGGTGGGATAATCTCAGTAGATAAAGGTCAGTATGAAGCAGGACGAAGTCTTGGTTTTAGCTATGTTTCTACTATGACCTTGATTATTTTTCCACAAGCTTTTAAAAACTGCTTGCCAGCTTTAGCAAATGAGTTTATAGTACTTTTAAAAGAAACTTCAATTGCTGGATATGTGGCAATTACTGACCTTACACGAGCTGGTGATATTATCCGCGGTAGGACATTTTCAGCCTTTATGCCGCTTATTGCTGTGGCGTTAATCTACTTTGTGCTAGTAATGATTCTTAGCTATTTTGTAAAAAAGCTAGAAAGGAGATTACACCGCCGTGGACACTAA
- the ftsH gene encoding ATP-dependent zinc metalloprotease FtsH, giving the protein MNNPQMNNQMNNGQNKGGNNPFNRNPIFTFAIFAIIIVLFFRSFSDGGLGGFGGEQGSANVSYSQLKQMIKNKEITNVAIAQTTIKATSSSGVVYSTRKVAGDNTLIPTLEEAGVPYSAYSESNWFSDILFSWVIPVFIFFAIWMFLAGRMQKNLGSGILGMGSTKGLINSERPKVKFDDVAGVEESKEEVKEIVDFLKNPERYITLGAKIPKGVLLVGPPGTGKTLLAKAVAGEADVPFFSVSGSSFIEMFVGVGASRVRDLFEKAKKEAPAIVFIDEIDAIGKSRAAGAMMGGNDEREQTLNQLLAEMDGFDSDKSPVIVLAATNRPEVLDAALLRPGRFDRQVLVDKPDFKGRVDILKVHSKEVKLNKSVDMDEIGRLTAGLAGADLANIINEAALLAGRAGKASIEQQDLVEAVERAIAGLEKKSRRINPKEKKIVTYHECGHALIAETTKGADKVTKVSVIPRGLAALGYTLNAPEENKFLMQKHELIAKIDVLLGGRAAEHVFIGEISTGASNDLERATDIIKAMVGMYGMSDVAGLMVLEKQRNVFLNGGQTLKDYSDDMAKKLDDFTKSFLAERFAAVVSTLESYKGAIENMVKALYETETIEGAKVRQIIKDYEIANNMPTRLCEEESENSDIEQAKKDAKEDSAK; this is encoded by the coding sequence ATGAATAATCCACAAATGAATAATCAAATGAACAACGGACAAAACAAAGGTGGTAACAATCCATTTAACCGCAATCCAATCTTTACTTTTGCGATTTTTGCGATAATTATCGTGCTGTTTTTTCGCTCATTTAGCGATGGTGGTTTAGGGGGCTTTGGTGGCGAACAAGGCTCAGCAAATGTGAGCTACTCGCAGCTAAAACAAATGATAAAAAACAAAGAAATCACAAATGTAGCAATCGCACAAACCACCATAAAAGCCACTAGCTCATCTGGCGTGGTATACAGCACTAGAAAAGTAGCTGGAGATAATACCCTCATCCCTACGCTTGAAGAGGCTGGAGTGCCGTATTCAGCGTATTCTGAGAGTAATTGGTTTAGCGATATACTATTTTCTTGGGTGATACCTGTATTTATTTTCTTTGCGATTTGGATGTTCTTAGCAGGTCGCATGCAAAAAAACCTTGGTTCTGGAATTCTTGGTATGGGAAGTACTAAAGGACTTATAAATTCAGAGCGTCCAAAGGTGAAGTTTGATGATGTAGCAGGCGTTGAAGAGAGCAAAGAAGAAGTAAAAGAAATCGTTGATTTTCTAAAAAATCCAGAGCGCTACATCACCCTTGGTGCTAAAATACCAAAAGGTGTGCTTTTAGTAGGACCTCCTGGCACTGGTAAGACGCTGCTAGCAAAGGCTGTGGCTGGAGAGGCTGATGTGCCGTTTTTCTCAGTTTCTGGCTCAAGCTTTATTGAGATGTTTGTGGGCGTGGGCGCAAGCCGTGTGCGTGATCTTTTTGAAAAAGCAAAAAAAGAAGCCCCTGCGATAGTGTTTATTGACGAAATTGACGCAATAGGAAAAAGTCGCGCGGCTGGTGCCATGATGGGTGGAAATGATGAAAGAGAGCAGACGCTAAATCAGCTTCTAGCCGAAATGGACGGCTTTGATAGTGATAAAAGTCCTGTTATCGTGCTAGCTGCTACAAACCGCCCTGAAGTGCTTGATGCTGCGCTTTTGCGTCCAGGACGCTTTGATAGGCAAGTGCTAGTTGATAAGCCTGATTTCAAAGGTCGTGTGGATATCCTAAAAGTTCATAGCAAAGAAGTTAAACTAAATAAAAGCGTGGATATGGATGAGATAGGCAGGCTTACAGCTGGGCTTGCTGGGGCTGACCTTGCAAATATCATAAACGAAGCTGCCTTGCTAGCTGGTAGGGCTGGTAAGGCTAGCATAGAACAGCAAGACTTGGTTGAAGCTGTGGAGCGCGCGATAGCTGGCTTAGAGAAAAAATCACGCCGCATAAATCCAAAAGAGAAAAAAATAGTTACTTACCACGAGTGCGGGCATGCGCTAATTGCTGAGACTACAAAGGGCGCTGATAAGGTTACCAAAGTTTCAGTCATCCCAAGAGGACTTGCAGCACTTGGATATACGCTAAATGCGCCTGAGGAAAATAAATTTTTGATGCAAAAGCATGAGCTTATCGCAAAAATCGATGTATTGCTTGGTGGGCGTGCGGCTGAACATGTGTTTATAGGCGAGATTAGCACGGGAGCTAGCAATGACTTAGAGCGTGCTACTGATATAATCAAAGCCATGGTTGGCATGTATGGAATGAGCGATGTAGCAGGGCTTATGGTGCTTGAAAAACAGCGCAATGTATTCTTAAACGGCGGACAAACTCTAAAAGACTATAGCGATGATATGGCTAAAAAGCTTGATGATTTTACCAAAAGCTTTTTGGCAGAGCGTTTTGCGGCTGTGGTCTCTACGCTTGAGAGCTACAAAGGGGCTATTGAAAATATGGTAAAGGCTTTGTATGAGACTGAGACCATAGAGGGTGCTAAGGTTAGACAAATCATCAAAGACTATGAAATAGCAAATAATATGCCAACTCGCCTTTGCGAAGAAGAGAGCGAAAATAGCGATATAGAACAAGCTAAAAAGGACGCAAAAGAAGATAGTGCGAAGTAG
- a CDS encoding chemotaxis response regulator CheY encodes MKLLVVDDSSTMRRIIKNTLQRLGHKDILEAEHGLEAWGILEANSDINVLITDWNMPEMNGLELVKKVRAEQKYIDMPIIMVTTEGGKAEVITALKAGVNNYIVKPFTPQVLKEKLEDVLPTAQ; translated from the coding sequence GTGAAACTGTTAGTCGTAGATGATAGCTCTACTATGAGAAGAATTATTAAAAACACGCTTCAAAGACTTGGTCACAAAGATATTCTAGAAGCTGAGCATGGCTTGGAGGCTTGGGGAATTCTAGAAGCAAACAGCGATATAAATGTGCTTATCACTGACTGGAACATGCCTGAGATGAATGGACTTGAGCTAGTAAAAAAAGTCCGTGCCGAGCAAAAATATATTGATATGCCTATTATTATGGTAACCACAGAAGGTGGTAAGGCTGAGGTTATCACAGCCCTAAAAGCTGGTGTGAATAACTATATCGTTAAGCCATTTACGCCACAAGTTTTAAAAGAAAAGCTTGAAGACGTATTGCCAACTGCTCAGTAG
- the hisH gene encoding imidazole glycerol phosphate synthase subunit HisH, giving the protein MKIAIVDYGLGNIHSVQNALSFIGASSTLESEPKELKNYDKVILPGVGAFGDAMDRLKKTGMDKAVKDFASSNKPLLGVCLGLHLLFKKGYEFGEHEGLGILDGEVVKFDESKFNEPLKIPHMGWNTCEFCKQSALNAGLKKSEYFYFVHSYHVICDESLVLATTNYGYDFISAVQSKNIYAFQPHPEKSHNVGLKILKNFVEL; this is encoded by the coding sequence ATGAAAATAGCAATAGTTGATTATGGTCTAGGAAATATTCATAGCGTCCAAAATGCACTTAGTTTTATAGGTGCTAGCTCTACGCTTGAAAGCGAGCCAAAAGAGCTAAAAAACTATGATAAAGTGATTTTGCCAGGTGTGGGGGCATTTGGCGATGCGATGGATAGGCTTAAAAAAACTGGCATGGACAAAGCTGTTAAAGACTTTGCTAGCTCTAATAAGCCACTTTTAGGCGTGTGCTTGGGACTGCATTTGCTTTTTAAAAAAGGCTATGAGTTTGGTGAGCATGAGGGGCTTGGAATTCTAGATGGAGAGGTTGTGAAGTTTGATGAGAGTAAATTTAACGAACCTTTAAAAATCCCGCACATGGGCTGGAATACCTGCGAGTTTTGTAAGCAAAGTGCTCTAAATGCAGGGCTTAAAAAAAGCGAGTATTTTTATTTTGTCCACAGCTACCATGTAATCTGCGATGAAAGCCTTGTGCTAGCTACTACAAACTACGGCTATGATTTTATCTCAGCAGTGCAGAGTAAAAATATTTACGCCTTTCAGCCTCACCCTGAAAAATCGCATAATGTAGGCTTAAAAATACTAAAAAATTTCGTGGAGCTATAA
- a CDS encoding 50S ribosomal protein L11 methyltransferase — MKEQYFELSVLGSNEQSLKELAFDLGVTAIEELENGFIVRSNDDLELVELGIKSLAKALNIPISTQIQIKNNSDWISNYQNSIKPVKCGSFYIRPSWHEASKDSIDIIIDPALAFGSGHHESTSSCLELISEFCAGKKELKTALDVGCGSGILSIALAKLAFEVSSCDTESQAVESCLINASKNNVKLKEVLLGSIDKASGKYDVICANIIADVIFLLANELKAKLNVGGYLVLSGILDRYKQRILAEFSELELIKSINKNEWESFIYQKIAK, encoded by the coding sequence TTGAAAGAACAATATTTTGAACTTAGCGTTTTAGGCTCAAATGAACAGAGCTTAAAAGAGCTGGCTTTTGACCTTGGTGTTACAGCGATTGAAGAGCTTGAAAACGGCTTTATCGTGCGCTCAAATGATGATTTGGAGCTTGTAGAACTTGGCATAAAAAGTCTAGCCAAGGCTCTAAATATCCCCATTTCTACACAAATACAAATCAAAAATAATAGCGACTGGATTTCAAACTATCAAAATAGCATAAAGCCTGTAAAATGTGGTTCTTTTTACATCCGTCCAAGCTGGCATGAAGCTAGTAAAGATAGCATTGATATTATCATTGACCCAGCCCTTGCCTTTGGCTCAGGTCATCATGAGAGCACTAGTTCGTGCTTGGAGCTAATCAGCGAGTTTTGCGCAGGTAAAAAAGAGCTAAAAACTGCTTTAGATGTGGGCTGTGGGAGTGGAATTCTTAGCATTGCGCTAGCTAAACTTGCTTTTGAAGTAAGTAGCTGTGATACTGAGAGCCAAGCAGTAGAAAGCTGCCTTATAAATGCTAGCAAAAATAATGTAAAACTAAAAGAAGTTTTGCTAGGTAGCATTGATAAGGCTAGTGGCAAATATGATGTAATTTGTGCTAATATTATCGCTGATGTGATTTTTCTTTTGGCAAATGAGCTAAAAGCAAAGCTAAATGTAGGTGGCTACTTGGTGCTATCAGGAATTCTAGATCGCTATAAACAAAGAATTTTGGCTGAGTTTAGCGAATTAGAGCTGATTAAAAGCATTAATAAAAATGAATGGGAAAGTTTTATTTACCAAAAAATAGCAAAATAA
- a CDS encoding amino acid ABC transporter ATP-binding protein has product MDTKVLLKIQDLHKSFGDHEVLKGINIEIKKGEVVVIIGASGSGKSTFLRTLNLLEVPSSGKIIFEGNELCAQKSDVNKHRQKMGMVFQHFNLFEHLSVLENLCIAPIKLLKKSKEQAKKEAMELLNQVGLADKISAYPSSLSGGQKQRIAIVRALAMSPDVMLFDEPTSALDPEMVGEVLNVMKNLARSGMTMVVVTHEMGFAREVASRVLFFDKGIVAEDASPNEIFSNPKNSRLKEFLSRIL; this is encoded by the coding sequence GTGGACACTAAAGTACTTTTAAAAATTCAAGATCTTCACAAAAGCTTTGGCGACCACGAAGTGCTAAAAGGCATAAACATTGAAATCAAAAAAGGTGAAGTAGTGGTGATAATCGGGGCATCAGGCTCTGGCAAAAGCACTTTTTTACGCACTTTAAACCTGCTTGAAGTACCTAGTTCTGGTAAAATTATCTTTGAGGGAAATGAGCTTTGCGCCCAAAAAAGTGATGTAAATAAACACCGCCAAAAAATGGGAATGGTTTTTCAGCATTTTAATCTCTTTGAGCATTTAAGCGTGCTTGAAAATCTCTGCATAGCCCCTATAAAACTGCTTAAAAAATCAAAAGAACAAGCAAAAAAAGAAGCAATGGAGCTGCTAAATCAAGTAGGACTTGCTGATAAAATAAGCGCTTATCCAAGCAGCTTAAGCGGTGGACAAAAGCAGCGCATAGCAATCGTTCGTGCACTTGCTATGAGCCCTGATGTTATGCTATTTGATGAGCCTACATCAGCGCTAGATCCAGAGATGGTAGGTGAGGTGCTAAATGTAATGAAAAATCTTGCAAGATCAGGTATGACAATGGTAGTAGTAACTCATGAAATGGGTTTTGCAAGAGAAGTTGCAAGCAGAGTGCTGTTTTTTGATAAGGGCATTGTAGCTGAGGATGCAAGCCCAAATGAAATTTTTTCAAACCCAAAAAATAGCCGTTTAAAGGAATTTTTATCAAGAATTCTTTAA
- a CDS encoding PDC sensor domain-containing protein encodes MLIQDIRRFARIRYNARAYLAYLFERNIPNRLPMINLDIIKSGLDKIAHEVENFDAFYILAPDGVQIENNISLDESRRIGAGENRSNKAYFYRAVKERRCVLSDPYPSSLTGELCVSASEPVYDEKGTLLYIVCVDISLNDILKLIPPGRLDFGFESFSRFVYALISLALFAITAVLFVLGIKSIIWAPFGALNVADMFESTIILTLALALFDLVKAIFDEEVLGKSAKENSGVSRTMVRFLSSIIIALAIEALMLVFKFAITSPEQIIYAVWLISGVSLLLIALSVYLYMSKKAG; translated from the coding sequence TTGTTAATTCAAGATATTAGACGCTTTGCTAGGATTAGATATAACGCAAGGGCATATCTAGCCTATCTTTTTGAGAGAAATATACCAAATCGCTTGCCTATGATAAATTTAGATATCATAAAATCTGGGCTTGATAAAATCGCACACGAAGTAGAAAATTTTGATGCTTTTTACATCCTTGCTCCTGATGGTGTGCAAATAGAAAACAATATCAGCCTAGATGAGAGCAGGCGCATAGGCGCAGGAGAAAATAGAAGCAATAAGGCGTATTTTTACAGAGCTGTAAAAGAGCGCAGATGCGTGCTAAGTGATCCTTATCCAAGTAGCTTAACTGGTGAGCTTTGTGTATCAGCTAGCGAGCCTGTTTATGATGAAAAAGGAACTTTACTATATATAGTTTGCGTAGATATTTCGCTAAATGATATTTTAAAGCTAATTCCACCTGGCAGGCTTGATTTTGGCTTTGAGAGCTTTTCTAGGTTTGTTTATGCTCTTATTTCACTAGCGCTTTTTGCTATTACAGCTGTGCTTTTTGTCCTTGGCATTAAAAGCATTATCTGGGCTCCATTTGGTGCGCTAAATGTAGCTGATATGTTTGAGAGTACGATTATTCTTACCTTAGCCCTTGCACTTTTTGATCTAGTAAAGGCGATTTTTGATGAAGAGGTGCTTGGCAAAAGTGCTAAAGAAAATAGCGGCGTATCTCGCACTATGGTGCGTTTTCTCTCATCTATTATCATCGCCCTTGCTATTGAAGCGCTTATGCTTGTATTTAAGTTTGCTATAACTAGCCCAGAGCAGATAATTTACGCTGTGTGGCTAATAAGCGGTGTTTCGCTACTTTTAATAGCACTTAGTGTGTATTTGTATATGAGTAAAAAAGCAGGATGA
- a CDS encoding 2-isopropylmalate synthase gives MDKNKIIIFDTTLRDGEQSPGASMNTEEKIQIALQLERLGVDIIESGFAAASPGDFDAIKQIASEVHTIKVASLARAIERDIEAAGKAIAPAKNRRIHTFIATSPIHMEHKLKMKSDEVLKRAVQAVKYARTFVDDVEFSFEDAGRSDIEFLKEMSDAVISAGASTINLPDTVGFRLPGELYTRTKALVDFVGDRAIISAHNHNDLGLAVANTLECVRAGARQVECTINGLGERAGNAALEEIVMVINTRKDIFGDLYTDIVTKEIYPTSRLVASITGIEPQPNKAIVGKNAFAHESGIHQDGMLKCAQTYEIISAESIGAAKTNLVLGKHSGRHAFKDRLKELGFELENDELDKAFADFKALCDMKKEIFDEDLRALVNSEIAKVEQIYSIEKLSVQASKDGHTSAAITILHENELKEEASLGNGSADAIFKVIDRISGHEGELKDYKVRAVSQGKDALAKVDVKVKFGERTMIGHGLDVDTMLATAKAYISALNSFLSMK, from the coding sequence ATGGATAAAAATAAAATCATTATTTTTGATACCACTTTGCGTGATGGCGAACAAAGCCCTGGCGCAAGCATGAATACAGAAGAGAAAATTCAAATCGCACTCCAACTAGAACGCCTTGGTGTTGATATCATAGAAAGTGGCTTTGCGGCTGCTAGTCCAGGGGATTTTGATGCGATTAAGCAGATTGCTAGCGAGGTTCATACCATAAAAGTAGCTAGCCTTGCAAGGGCGATAGAGCGTGATATAGAGGCTGCTGGCAAGGCAATAGCACCGGCAAAAAATAGGCGCATTCATACCTTTATAGCTACAAGTCCTATTCACATGGAACATAAGCTAAAAATGAAAAGTGATGAAGTGCTTAAAAGAGCAGTCCAGGCTGTAAAATACGCTAGGACTTTTGTTGATGATGTGGAGTTTAGCTTTGAAGATGCTGGGCGTAGCGATATAGAGTTTTTAAAAGAAATGAGCGATGCTGTAATATCAGCAGGGGCAAGCACCATAAACTTGCCTGATACTGTGGGCTTTCGCTTGCCTGGCGAGCTTTATACTCGCACAAAGGCACTAGTGGATTTTGTAGGCGATAGGGCGATAATTTCAGCTCACAATCACAACGACCTAGGTCTTGCGGTGGCAAATACCTTAGAGTGCGTAAGAGCTGGTGCTAGACAGGTGGAGTGTACCATAAACGGACTTGGAGAAAGAGCCGGAAATGCTGCGCTTGAAGAGATTGTAATGGTGATAAATACTAGAAAAGATATTTTTGGCGATTTATACACAGATATTGTTACAAAAGAGATTTATCCTACAAGTAGGCTTGTTGCTAGCATAACAGGTATTGAGCCGCAACCAAATAAAGCAATAGTAGGCAAAAACGCCTTTGCGCATGAGAGCGGAATTCACCAAGATGGCATGCTAAAATGCGCTCAAACTTATGAAATAATAAGCGCTGAGAGCATAGGTGCTGCTAAGACAAATTTGGTGCTTGGCAAGCACAGCGGCAGACATGCTTTTAAAGATAGATTAAAAGAGCTTGGCTTTGAGCTTGAAAATGATGAGCTAGATAAAGCTTTTGCTGATTTTAAAGCACTTTGCGATATGAAAAAAGAGATTTTTGATGAGGATTTAAGAGCTCTTGTAAATAGCGAGATTGCTAAGGTTGAGCAGATTTACAGCATTGAAAAATTAAGCGTCCAAGCTAGCAAAGATGGGCATACAAGCGCTGCTATTACTATACTTCACGAAAATGAGCTTAAAGAAGAAGCATCGCTTGGCAATGGCTCAGCGGACGCTATTTTTAAGGTAATTGATAGAATTAGCGGACATGAGGGCGAGCTAAAAGACTACAAAGTTCGCGCAGTATCTCAGGGCAAAGACGCACTTGCTAAGGTAGATGTAAAGGTAAAATTTGGCGAGCGCACGATGATAGGGCATGGACTTGATGTAGATACCATGCTGGCTACTGCAAAAGCGTATATTTCAGCACTAAATAGCTTTTTGTCTATGAAATAA